In the Lascolabacillus massiliensis genome, one interval contains:
- a CDS encoding TraR/DksA family transcriptional regulator, protein MSKKTRYSAEELEEFRAIIVEKLEVAKQEYENYRAAVTNADGNDTVDTSPTYKVLEEGASTLSKEEAGRLAQRQMKFIQNLQAALVRIENGTYGICRETGELIPKERLRAVPHATLSIEAKSKKRR, encoded by the coding sequence ATGAGTAAAAAGACGAGATATTCAGCTGAAGAGTTGGAGGAATTCAGAGCTATTATTGTAGAAAAACTGGAAGTAGCCAAACAGGAGTATGAAAATTACAGGGCAGCGGTTACAAATGCTGATGGTAATGATACTGTGGACACTTCTCCAACTTATAAAGTGCTAGAAGAGGGTGCATCTACTCTCTCTAAGGAAGAGGCAGGCAGACTGGCTCAACGGCAGATGAAGTTTATTCAGAATCTTCAGGCTGCACTGGTACGTATTGAAAACGGTACATACGGTATATGCCGCGAAACAGGTGAACTTATCCCGAAAGAACGCCTTCGCGCTGTTCCTCATGCTACACTCAGTATTGAAGCAAAATCAAAGAAAAGGAGGTAA
- a CDS encoding lipoprotein signal peptidase, whose protein sequence is MDSRRDKTLVAILVVFMVILVDQLTKILVKTNMSLYDTINITDWFQIYFVENNGMAFGIEAGGKLFLSLFRIIAVVFIIIYIKKLIKEGFKKGFIACVALILAGASGNIIDSVFYGVIFEASYAGHTASFVPWGEGYSTLLHGKVVDMLYFPLFSGTFPNWIPFIGGEDFLFFRFIFNIADSAITVGVILLLLFYRKTLSYSLLSKSEREKYDKEQKEKEITSET, encoded by the coding sequence ATGGATAGTCGTAGAGATAAGACATTGGTAGCTATCTTAGTAGTTTTTATGGTTATTCTCGTCGACCAGCTCACGAAGATTTTGGTTAAGACAAATATGAGTCTTTACGACACCATTAACATTACTGATTGGTTTCAAATCTATTTTGTAGAAAATAATGGGATGGCGTTTGGTATTGAGGCAGGAGGGAAACTGTTTCTTTCGCTTTTCCGTATAATTGCTGTTGTATTTATTATTATCTACATTAAAAAATTAATTAAAGAGGGTTTTAAAAAAGGTTTTATCGCTTGTGTGGCATTGATTCTTGCCGGTGCTTCCGGTAATATAATTGACAGTGTTTTTTATGGTGTAATTTTCGAAGCCAGCTATGCCGGCCACACAGCATCTTTTGTTCCATGGGGTGAGGGCTATTCAACGCTGCTTCACGGTAAAGTTGTGGATATGTTATATTTTCCACTTTTTAGCGGAACATTTCCCAACTGGATACCGTTTATAGGGGGTGAGGACTTTCTCTTCTTCAGATTTATATTTAACATCGCAGATTCTGCAATTACTGTAGGTGTCATTCTGCTATTATTGTTTTACAGAAAAACTTTATCATATTCACTTCTTTCTAAATCTGAGCGTGAAAAATATGATAAGGAACAAAAAGAAAAAGAAATTACCAGTGAGACCTGA
- a CDS encoding DUF4296 domain-containing protein, with protein MIRNKKKKKLPVRPETVSNLLVLVILSLLISSCQNRPKEVLNRKKMEQLMYDVYIAEAIMDNDYQDFSEPEKKEAYINKVFAQHNVTQAQWDTSLSWYSDKIDLYLRMNDSVKARLKRAQIEIDSRNAKLSLEKAEPDIQIYSASYIPRTYTFKTPGTDSKGFRFQLDSAAISKDIPSNFFSFNLNAIGIPQSGNNNLTSALILEYNDTTIYRYQKIKENRNYGTPISKYIDNDTLKQIYGFVRFESSNGITPNIQLYDIYLGGQ; from the coding sequence ATGATAAGGAACAAAAAGAAAAAGAAATTACCAGTGAGACCTGAAACTGTTTCTAACCTTTTAGTGCTCGTGATATTGAGCCTGTTGATATCTTCTTGTCAGAACAGACCCAAGGAGGTGTTAAACAGAAAGAAAATGGAACAGCTTATGTATGATGTTTATATTGCCGAAGCGATAATGGATAATGATTATCAGGATTTCAGCGAACCGGAAAAGAAAGAGGCATATATAAACAAGGTTTTTGCTCAGCATAACGTAACACAGGCTCAGTGGGACACCTCCTTGTCGTGGTACTCCGATAAAATTGACCTTTATCTCAGAATGAACGACTCTGTTAAGGCTCGGCTGAAAAGGGCACAGATAGAGATCGACTCGAGAAATGCAAAACTTAGTTTAGAGAAGGCTGAACCTGATATCCAAATTTATTCAGCCTCTTATATTCCACGTACTTACACATTTAAAACACCAGGTACTGATAGTAAAGGGTTCCGTTTTCAACTCGATTCAGCAGCTATCTCAAAAGATATTCCAAGCAACTTCTTCTCGTTCAACCTGAATGCGATTGGAATACCTCAGTCGGGCAACAACAATCTGACTTCTGCGCTGATTCTGGAGTATAATGATACTACCATCTATAGATACCAGAAAATTAAAGAGAACAGGAACTATGGTACTCCTATTTCCAAATATATTGATAACGATACTCTTAAACAAATTTATGGCTTTGTGCGTTTTGAGAGTTCAAACGGAATTACTCCGAATATTCAGTTGTATGACATATATTTGGGAGGGCAATAA